GGTGTTGTCGACCTGAATGGCGCGGGCGAGATCGGCGAGGAAGATGGCTGCGCCTTTGAGTACGCCGATGAGGACGATGGATTGGCCTTTGTAGTCGGCTGAGATCTGGGCTCCAATTTCGCGGGTGCGGTCGGCGATCTGTTGTTTGGTGAAGAGAATCTCCATCTCTGCGGCGGGGGGAAAGACGGGCGTGCTGGTGGACATAAAGGATAGGCTAACCCGAGTAGGGGGCTAAGGCAAAGGCCGCTATACTTTATAGAGCGAGGATTATGTTTCCCTATATCGATATTGGCCCGATTCATCTGGGTACCTTTGGGTTGTTGTTGTGGCTGGCGGCGGTGGCGGCGACGGTGGTGCTGCACAAGAACTTTGTTCGGAACGGTGTGGATGCCGATGCGCTGAACGTGGTGGCGTTGGTGGTGATCGCTGGAGTGCTGGGTGCGAAGGCGTGGCATGAGCTGCAAAATCCGGCTGATCTTTATGCGGCGTACCGGCAGATTATCGCTCCGGGATGGCATCGGCCATTTGCCGTGGCGATGGATTTTCTGCACTGGTTTCAGGCTGGGTTTGCGTGGTTTGGCGGAATGCTAGCCGGGATTGCGATGCTGATGTGGCAGGGCAGGATGGCGAGATTCAAGGGGGCTCTGGAAGGCACTCAAGGCGCGGTGGTGGGACCCCTGCGAATGCTCGATTTGGCGGCTCCGGCAGCTGCGATAGGGTATGGCGTGGGACGGATCGGCTGTCTGCTATCAGGCGATGGGGACTACGGAATCAATACGACTCTGCCGTGGGGAGTACATATGGCGAAGAATGCGCTGGTGCTGCCGACTCCTCCTGATGCGCTGGTGCAGCCTACGCCTGTGTATGAACTGATTTTCTCGTTGGTGTTGGCGTGGTGGTTGTGGCGGCGTGGCACGAAGAACCTGTCGGTGGGTACGATCACGGGCGAATATCTCGTGTTCAGCGGAATCGGGCGGTTTCTGGTGGAGTTTGTGCGAGTGAACCCTCGACTGTATTGGGGTATGAGCAATGCTCAGGTGGCGGCGCTGGGATCGGTCGTGGTGGGATTTGTGCTCATCGGAGTCGCGAAAGCAAAAAAAGTGCAGTGGGCTCCTGAGCTTGCTGCTGATCCTCGAACCTGATGAGAGAGCGAGACGGTGAGTTCGTAGGGGATTGGGTCCTGCCGGACGGGCTCGCTGCGCGCGAGGCGGTCACTTCGTGACTTGTATACCGCTTCGCCTGGTCCTCCCGGTGGTCGGAATTTTGATTGGGTGAGCGGGAGGACCAGCTTAGGGTGTTTAGGGTTTGTCGCGGGCCATCTCTTCGCGGAGGGGTGGTTGGGGGGCGGCGAAGAAGGCGGTAGAGATGAGGCCGCCCAGGATCGCTCCCAGGATTGGCGCTACCCAGAAGAGCCAGAGCTGGCCTAGCGCCCAGCCGCCGACGAAGATGGCGGGGCCAGTGCTGCGGGCGGGATTGACCGAGGTGTTGGTGACGGGAATGCTGATAAGGTGGATCAGCGTGAGGCAGAGGCCGATGGCGATGGGGGCGAAGCCTTTGGGGGCGCGCTCGTCGGTGGCTCCGAGGATGACGAGAAGGAAGAAGGCGGTGAGGACGACCTCGGCTACGAAGCAGGCTAGGAGGGAGTAACCGCCGGGGGAGTGGTCGGCGTAGCCGTTAGAGGCGAAGCCCGCTGCTAAGGAAAAGCCGGCCTTGCCGCTGGCGATGAGGTAGAGGACGCCGGAGCCGGCGATGGCTCCGAGGACCTGCGCGATGATGTAGGGCAGGAGCTCCGAGGGGGCGAAGCGTTTGCCGACGACCAGGCCGATCGAAACTGCGGGGTTCAGGTGGCAGCCGGAGACGTGGCCGATGGCGAAGGCCATGGTGAGGACGGTGAGACCGAAGGCCAGGGCTACGCCGACGAAGCCGATTCCCAGGTTGGGGAACGCTGCAGCGAGGACGGCGCTGCCGCAGCCGCCGAAGACAAGCCAGAAGGTACCGAAGAACTCCGCTGCTGCGCGTTTCGAGAGATCCATAAGGGGTTACCTGCTCTTTCTCTTGATCTGAATTTTTCGCTGACCGGAAAAGATAATTGGATGATGGGCCCGTGCGACTGGTGGAGCTGGCGGTGCGACAAGATTCGGTGATTCATGCTCTTCCGATGGCGGGAAGGCTGGTGTTTTGCGTAGCGGAATCGTAGCACGGGATTTTGTCCCTGCGCGTGAAATTTTAGCTTGGAGGGATTGCAGTGGAAGGATTTAGAGGCGCTTGAGATAGGCTTTGGCGGCTTCGAGCTCGGGGAAGAGGCGCTCTTCGGCCTGGAACTCGCGGGAGTGGACGCAGCGGCGGCCGGCTTTGACGCGGACGGGATGCTTGAGGTGGAGCATCTCGTGGTAGAGGAGGTACTCGATGGCGCAGCGGGGTGTGTCGGGGCGGTCGAAGACGCGACTGACGACGATGGTGTTGTGGGCGGCGTCGTAGTGGCCCAGCATGCGGCGGGCGTGGTGAGCAGACCAGGTGAGGGTTGGGCGGCCAAGAAGGCCGTGGAAGAAGCGGGTGTTGAGGGACTCGAAGACCTCGTTGAGGTCGTAGTGATGGCCGGAGGGGGTGGAGAGGCGCTTGCGGCCGCGAGTCTGGCGGATGTGTTCGGCCTGGCGCGAGATGGCTTCGGAGGAGACGTGGCGACGGTAGCGGTCGGCGTGGGTGGGGGCGATGGGCTTCTTGTAGAGCTTGGCGAGGAGGATGTGCGCGATGGCGTGGTGGATAGAGTCGGGCGCAGACTCGAGGAGGTCGGAGAGGCGGACGTGGAGACGGCCTTCGCGCAGACGGATGGTGGTGTTGAGGGAGGTGAAGCGGCGGAAGCGGATATCGAGCGGGGGAATGGGAGCGCGGGGGCGGAGTTCGCGGTACTGCTCTTCGAAGACGGCAACGAGCGAGGTGGGGGCGGTGGACTTCGATTTTGCGGTGCGGGGTTTTCTGGGGAGGCGGGGTTTGAGAGGCGTCGCGAGGGATTGGTGAATCTCGTGTGCGGGGAAGAGTGACGGAGTTGCGGACGAAGAGAAGATCTGCAGGAACTGTCGCAGGGGTGAGGGGCCGGGATGCTTCGGTGGGTTCAGGGCTTGTCCTTTGTGTGGAGAGAGTGCGCAGGCAACTCCATACAGAACGATTGTATAAGCACCAGTCGAAGAACGAAACGCTCAACTTGGATTTGCACAGATGAGAGGGATTAATGAACAAACAAAGGCAAGAGCACGGACCAAATACAGGGATCCTTCGACTGCGTGGCTCACACAGTGCTGTGAGCCACTTCGCTCAGGATGACGGCGCAACCGGTGGAGTGCGGGCTAGCGTGGATCGACGAGGCCCATGCCGATCATTCCGAGCGCGGTGATGCTGGGGAGAAAGAAGTAGTCGCCGCCGCGTAGCTCTACGAAGTTGGGTAGGTCGCTGCAGACGAAGGGAGGGTTGGTTGGGGTGGTATCTCCCTGCACGAAAAATCTGCCGTGGCCGGTGTGATTACCCATGAGCATATCTTTCTCGTTGCCGAGGCGGGCGTCGTTGCCGTAGTTGATCCACTGCTGCTGGACGAACTCGAACTGTCGCGAGATGTTCGCGTTGAGGGCGATGAAGATTACGCCGCGTTCTTCGTTGTCGTTGACGGGCTGATCTTCGGGGGTCCATGTTCCGTAGGGAAGGCCGCGACGGGTGATGCGGCGGCGATTGATGAGCTTGCCGTCGAAGCCGAAGGCGTCGCGCGGATTGACACGTCGCACATGCGCTCCCATTGGGCAGCGGGTGCCTGCGGGGTCTGCGGCGAAGGTGAAGTTCGTGCTGCGGGCGGGGTCCTGAGTGATGGATTGGTCCTGGGTATCCGGAGAGAGTTCGATGGGCGTGCCGTCTCGCCAGCGGCCGATGAATTTTGCTGCGAGTTTTTCTTTGCCTCCGGCGTAGAGAGCGGCGTGCTCATCGAGGTAGGCGCGGAAGGTCGCGAGGTTCTGATGGAGCTTGCGGTAGACCATGAAGGTTCCGTTGCTGGCGAGGATGTGGGGGACGGGTGCTACGGGGAGTTCGCCCGCTTCGTCGGCGTAGCCAAGGAGTAGCTCGCCTGTAGCGAGAGGGGCCCATGCGCCATTTTGTGTCAGCTTGCCCTGGCCGGGCTGGGAGCTGCGCTCGACGCCGAGATAGTCGGGATTGCCGAATCCGTCTGTGTAACCGAAGTGCTCTTTGGTGGTGGAGACGCCGTTGACGACCAGCGAGGCTGCGTCCTGCGCGTCGAGGAGGATGGCACCGTTGGTCTCGCGCATCACGTTGAGCATGTCGGCGCAGCGGGCGTTGAGGGCTTCGGGGGACGATGCGTTGACCCCGAGCCATGCGTGGACACGATCGTCGCGCCAGAGTTCGTCCCAGGAGTCGGGAGAGTTGCGCCCGGTGTCTCCGAGGATGGCAGCGCGTTTCTTCATGCCTTGCTGGAACTCGACGGGAAAGCTGAGGAGGGTGGCATCGGGTAGTTCGAGAGCGGAGAGGCCGCGGTGGGTGAAGGCGACGTTGACTGTGCTCGGAGGTTTGCCGGCGTCCCAGCGCTGGCCGGTGGTGACTTCGCGCATGAGGCGGTGAATGAAGGTGGCAGCACGGCCCGCGTCTTCGAAGTGCAGGAAGAGATATCGCGCGAAGGGCATGTTGTAGCCGCGGAGGACGAAGCCCTGGATATCGGTTTCGTTGAGTTTACTCATTGCGGCCTCCGGTCTTGATGTCCCGGTCGGGAGCCATTGCGCCTGGCTTTTGAACGGGCATGGCTTTGAGGTCGGCGAGGAGTTGATTGAAGTCTGATTGGAGGAGTGCGGGCTCGGCGCCCTGATGGTTCGCGATGAAGTCTGCGACGGCGTGTTGAGTTTGCAAGGCCCGGAGGGTTTCGGGAACTGATTTGTCGTTGACTGCGGCGAAGAAAAAAGTTGTTTCGATCTGGCAGGACTTCATGTAGTCGAGGAAGGCTTGTAGATTCGCTGCACCGGGGTAGCCGACGCAGTGACTCCAGATGGCGTCGAGGTGCTGGGGGATGCTGGTGGCGAGGCCGGTGAGATAGCTGGTGAGGTTGCCGTCGCAGTTAGATTCGAAGATGAGGTACTTCGACTTGAGGTGCTCCTCGCAGGCGGGCATGCCGACGTAGATGACATCGTCCATGACGACGAGACGGGCGAGGTGAGTTGCGGGTGCGAGTGCGAAGGGACTTCTTTCGTCGGTGGGAAGTTTGGCGAGGTAGTTTCGGATTTGCAGGTCGTGAGAGGGCGTTGCCTTTTCGTCGTCAATGATGGGCGAAAGGATCGTGAGTCCGTAGACTTTGCCGTTCTGGTTGGGCATGGATGCTTGCTCTCGCTGTTTTGTTATGAGACGACCGGCGCTTCGCCCGTATTTCCGAGATGTGCCTGTACCTGAAGGACGAAGCGGAGGTAGGCGTCGGCGAACTGTTGTGGGGTGGAAGTTTGTGCCTGGGCGGCTAGTTGATCGAGAGACGATTGGACGATGTGAGCGGCCTTGAGATCGTTGGCGGTGGCGTAGGGATAGGCGGTGTAGTAGTAGTCGGTGTCGAACTGGACTTGCGCTATGTATTCCTTGAAGGGTGTGACGGGGACTGAGCCGGGAAACTTCTCGCTCCAGCGCCAGATGAGATTTAGTCCGCGACTAAGCACAGAGGAGAAAGCGTCGATGTACTGGTTCCAGGTGCCGTTGAAGTTGCTGAAGAAGAGCAGGTAGTCGTATTGAAGATCTTCCTGTGCTTGTCCGTTTCCGAGGAATGGAAATCGACGGCGCGGGACGATGACCCAACGAGCGAACTCAATGAAGGAGAGGTTGATAAGGTCCTTCTGCTGGGATTTGATATTCCAGAGAATGAAGAAGAGCAGGCGCAGTATCCACGTCTTCCATGGCTTCATGGGAGTGACGACGTTCATTGCGTAGACTTTGCCGTTGATGTTGCTCATAGGGCTCCGATGCAGAGGGCGTCTTCGTTCGATGCATGGGCCCGGTCTCTTCTACAGCGCTACTCCAGAATGACTCGGCACTCGCAGGGGACAAGAAAGTCAGTGAATTATGCCAGAAAGACCACGCGACACACACGATATTTCTTGCTTGAGTGCAGTTGCGGAGGCTCCCGCGGGATAAGTGGTGCGGACGACCGGAGAGGAAGCCGAACAACACTGGTTGTCAGCGGGGCAGGTCGATGGGAGCGTTCTTGTTTTCTTTGGGCGGAGGATGCGCGAGGAACCAGGCTTTTTGCTCTTCGATGAGTTGAGTGGCCTGGTCGTGGAGGTCGCGGACGGCTTCGAGGGCGAGTCGGCGGGAGACGTTGTAGGTTTCGTTATCGGGTGGGGACTTTAGATTAGAAGACCAGCGCTCGGTGGCGTCGACGAGCTTGGGAAGAGCTTTGCGGATGTCGCGGTGGCGAGGACCGTAGTCGTCGAGGTTGTCGTTGAGCTCGTCGGCGATGGCGGTGAACTCTTCGAGGAGATCGTGAGTGTCTTGTTCGCGGCCGGGTTTGCGCGGGCGGGCGAAGAGATCCTGGATGGATTTGTTACGAGCGTCGAGGAGTTTGATGAAGACGAGAACGCGGTCGCTGGGGTAGTAGGCGACCTCTCGGAGCTGTTCGACTTCGCCCTCGGAGAGTGCGGTCTCGTTGCGCTGAGCGCGAAGGTGCGGAGCAAGGAAGAGCAGAAGGAGGACGAACGAGAGTCTGCGGGGCATCGGTTCCTGGTGTTTGGTTCCTAGTGTTTGAAGACCTGAGCGAGAAGTTCGTCGTGGACCTGGTCGAGCTGCTTGAGGGTGGCTTGCAGCGTGTCACGATCTTCATTGGAGGCTTTATGGAGATACTCCCCAAGACGGTAGGAGGTGTGATGCATCAACTCTTCGGCGTTCTTGAGGCGCTTGGAGTTATTGGCCATGTCCATGTGGATGAGCATCGCGTAGGCGTTGACCTTCTTGAGGGTCGCGGTCGCCTGATCGACGTCGCCGTTGAGCATCTGTTTGCCCGCGATCTCGGTCATGACGTGGACCAGTTCGGTGTAGAGGAAGCATTGATCGCGGGGATTGGCCTGCTGGGCGCGCAGCTCGAGCTGCATGAGGGCCTGGGCATTGGGAAGATTGTCGTCGACGGAGGCGGCTCGGGAGGTTGTTGGGAGCGATAGAAGCGGCAGAGAGAGAAGGAGAGCGAAACGAAGGATCGATTTCATAACGCACCTCGAAGGGAGCGCTTGCCTACTTCATGTGATCGAGGGTGAGGAGACGGTGGCGGGCCTCCCACTCCTCGTCCGGAAACTGGCCGTTTGCCACGGAGAGGAACTGTTTGTACAGGTCGGTCGCCTGTTTGGTGTGGTGCAGTTTGTCGTGCGCAGTTGCCGCAAGGAACAAGGATGACGGCGACTGTGGCAGCACTTTATCACGAATCGATAATGCTTGCAAGGTTGTTGTCGGGTCATTGTTTACGGACGCTGCGAAGGCCAGATGGCTGGCGGCCTGGGCGAGGTCGTCTTTGGTGGGGAAGTTGTCAGGCTGGGCGATGGCGCGTTTGAGGAGGGCTTCGGCGTCGGCGAAGTTTTTGAGGTGGATCTGGACATCGGCGCTGTCGTCGAGGAGGGTGGGATCCTGCGTGGATTTGACCAGGAGAGCGGCGTAGAGGGGGGCGGCCTGGTCGTACTGCTGGTTGCGGCTGTAAAGCCGGGCCAGGAGGCGGGTGATGGCGGCGTCTTCGGGGTGGGCGGCGTGGAGTTTGGCGGCGAGGGGGATGGCCTGGGTGGTCTTGCCCTGCTGCTCGTAGAGGCTGGCGAGCTGGGCGTTGAGGGTCGGGTTTTCGGGATCTTTGGCGAGGGCGGCGGTGAGGAGGGATTCGGCCTGGTCGGGGCGCTGCTGATGCAGGAGGAGATGGGTGAGGGCGGCTGTGGCGTCTTGATTTTGAGGGTCGACGGCGAGGAGGCGGCGGTAGGCGAGTTCGGCGGAGGTAGTGTCGCCGGAGGCCTCGGCGAGCTCGCCGGAGAGGAGGATGTCCTCGGGGGTCTCGGGGGTGATTTTGATCGCGGAGAGGAGTTCGTCGCTGGCTGCGGCGGGGTTTGCGGTCTGGTCGATGCGGGCGAGGGCGCGGAAGGCGCGGCCTTTGAGGGCGGGGTTGTCGGTGGTGAGGGTGGTGGCTTTGAGGAGTTCGCTGTGGGCATCGGTGAGGCGGCCGCTTCGGGCCAGGAGGAGGCCGAGCGCGAGATGGGGGTCGAAGTAGGTGGGATCGGCGGTGATGGCGCGGCGGTAGGTGGACTCGGCGGCGGTTGTCTGGTTGAGGGCGTCCTGGGTGAAGGCGAGGTCGTAGAGGAGATGGGCGTCGTTGGGGGATTTTTCGGAGAGGGTGGTGAGGAGTTTGAGGGCGGTGGGGTAGTCCTGCTTGTCGAGGGCTTCGTTGGCCTGGGTGCGGAGGGGGTCTTGGGGTGCTGTCTTGGGTGCGGCGGTGGTGTCGATGGCCCCTGCCGGGAGCTGGGCGGCGATGGGCCGGGAGGTGAGCAGGAGGGCCAAAAATATATAGGCCGGCAAGAGAGAGAGGCCGCCATACAGCAAAGCCAGGTGCGTCGGTTTGTTGCTTCGTGCGTCTTGCATTGCCGGTACTCCCCCTCCCACCCCAAAAGTGTGCAAAGTCTTCGATCCTGATGGTTTAGGTCTGGACTTTGTATAACTCCTTAAGTGCGGAAGCCCGGCCTGGGATGGCCGGGCTTCAACAGCTTTCTCTGAATCAAGAATAACAGACGAGTCAAGAGGGTGCGGCTCGAGAATGCTACGACTCTACGTGTAGACGTATCTCATCTCCTGGCTGGTATACCCTCCAAAATCCGACAAAGCGGAAGTCGAAAACATGTTTGATATCGCACTTCAATAAGTGACTCGCCCTGTTGGCGTCAACCGAGGATCACGCCTGGGAAAGGTCGCCGGACACTGGCCGACTTACGGCTAGCCGTCTTGTTCAGTGAGTAAATGGGCGATCTATCAAGCGTCGGTCTAAGGGTTCAGAGACCAGGGAATGGAAATCCGACTCGCGACAATACCAATTGACATTCAACGGAAATCCACTACCATATGGTTGTGGATAGGTTAGGTACGACATTTGCAGCTTTGTCTGATCCGACGCGGCGGGCGATGATTGAACGGCTCTCGCGTGGGCCTGCCTCAGTGCATGGATTGACGGAACCGTTTGCGCTCTCGCAGCAGATGATTTCAAAACATATTGCGTACCTGGTGCGGGCGCGGATTGTGATCAAGACCAAGCGTGGACGGGAGAGCGTATGCACGCTTAGGCCCGAGGCGATTAAAACAGTCAGCGACTGGGCGATCAGCTATCGCCGGTTCTGGGAAGAGAGTTTCGACAAGCTGGAAGCAGTTGTAAATCAGATGAAGAAAGAGGAGGTCAGAGATGACAAAAAACACGGTTAACGAAGTTGAGCGGATGGTTGTCACAAGAGTTTTTGATGCCCCACGCGAGTTGGTTTGGAAGGCGTGGACAGACCCGAAGTACATCATGCAGTGGTGGGGACCGAAGGGTTTTACTTCGCCTGTTTGCAAGATGGATTTTCGCGTTGGAGGAAAGCTTCTCTGCTGCATGAGAGCGCCGGATGGGCAGGAGGGCTGGAATGCGGTTGAATACCACGAGATTGTTCCCTACGAGAAGATCGTTTCCCTCATGTACTTTTCCGACTCGAAGGGAAACAAGATTGACCCTGCGGAATTAGGACTTGAAAATGAGGCCATAGACGGTGCGTACGACGTGACCCTCTTTGAGGATCTCGGAAACGGCAGGACGAGACTCACCCACATTGGAAATGAACCCATGGAGAGCGCGAAAAATAGCGGTCAACTGGAGGGCTGGAACGAGATACTCGATAAAGTTGCTGCAGTTGTTGCGGGGCTGACGCAGGCGAAATAAGAAGCTGAAGGTTTGATTCGCGAAACTCAATCGTGGAGGAAGAAATGAAAAGACTACCGTTTCTCGCTATCGTCCTGCTGGCATTCGCATTTGCCGCCCATGCCCAGGACACGATGAAGAAAGATGCAGCCGTCAAACCTGCCGATCCGGAATCGAAAGTCGTGCTCGATTCCTGGAATGAGATTGGCCGCAAGCTGACGGCGATGGCTGAAGATTTTCCCGAGGACAAATATGACTTCAAGCCGACACCTGAGCAGCGGAGTTTCGCCGAGCAGTTGCTGCACGCGGCGGGCTCATGCTACTACTTCACGAATCCTGCGATGGGGCAGAAGCCTCCCGCGGCAGAAGATCCGAAGCGCGACCAATACAAATCCAAGGCCGACATCGTTGCGTTCGTCAAGAAAGCCTTCGCCGATGGCGCAACCGCCATCCAGTCGAAAGGCGAAAAAGGCCTGATGACGGAGGTTGTTTATTACCCTCAGCAGAAAGCGCGCGTTATCGACATTGCATACGGCATCATCGAGCATAGCGGAGAACACTACGGCCAGCTCGTTGTGTACTACCGCCTCGCAGGGCTCGTGCCGCCGGAGTCGCGGCCCAAGAAGTAAAGCTCAAGTTCGATCCTTCGATCTTCCACAGGGTGTCAATGAGTGCATTATCGCCGAGTCACTCATCGAGCACTCCAGGCCTTACGAGGCCCGTTCAATCCTCCAAGTTCCGGGCGGATTACGGGCAACTCGGAAGTTTCTCCGGGGCGCTCTAGTAAAGGCTACTTGCAATAACTGCTAATGCCTCGGCCTAGAGGTTGCTGCTGGTGTTCTCAGGAAGGGTTCTTCGTTGTTGGACAGTGCTTTTTGGGGTTGGAGCTATTTCTTTGCGCGTTGCTTTGATGGAGGATGGCTTCGTGTCTCGGCGATGGCTGCAAGATTCTTCTGCATCGCTTCGAGACGCTTGCGGCCTGGCCTCGATCCTTCTATGAGATGTTCAACGTTTATCAGGAACTCGGGCAGGTTCATCGCTTC
This Tunturibacter gelidoferens DNA region includes the following protein-coding sequences:
- a CDS encoding tetratricopeptide repeat protein, whose translation is MQDARSNKPTHLALLYGGLSLLPAYIFLALLLTSRPIAAQLPAGAIDTTAAPKTAPQDPLRTQANEALDKQDYPTALKLLTTLSEKSPNDAHLLYDLAFTQDALNQTTAAESTYRRAITADPTYFDPHLALGLLLARSGRLTDAHSELLKATTLTTDNPALKGRAFRALARIDQTANPAAASDELLSAIKITPETPEDILLSGELAEASGDTTSAELAYRRLLAVDPQNQDATAALTHLLLHQQRPDQAESLLTAALAKDPENPTLNAQLASLYEQQGKTTQAIPLAAKLHAAHPEDAAITRLLARLYSRNQQYDQAAPLYAALLVKSTQDPTLLDDSADVQIHLKNFADAEALLKRAIAQPDNFPTKDDLAQAASHLAFAASVNNDPTTTLQALSIRDKVLPQSPSSLFLAATAHDKLHHTKQATDLYKQFLSVANGQFPDEEWEARHRLLTLDHMK
- a CDS encoding SRPBCC family protein, which codes for MTKNTVNEVERMVVTRVFDAPRELVWKAWTDPKYIMQWWGPKGFTSPVCKMDFRVGGKLLCCMRAPDGQEGWNAVEYHEIVPYEKIVSLMYFSDSKGNKIDPAELGLENEAIDGAYDVTLFEDLGNGRTRLTHIGNEPMESAKNSGQLEGWNEILDKVAAVVAGLTQAK
- a CDS encoding prolipoprotein diacylglyceryl transferase: MFPYIDIGPIHLGTFGLLLWLAAVAATVVLHKNFVRNGVDADALNVVALVVIAGVLGAKAWHELQNPADLYAAYRQIIAPGWHRPFAVAMDFLHWFQAGFAWFGGMLAGIAMLMWQGRMARFKGALEGTQGAVVGPLRMLDLAAPAAAIGYGVGRIGCLLSGDGDYGINTTLPWGVHMAKNALVLPTPPDALVQPTPVYELIFSLVLAWWLWRRGTKNLSVGTITGEYLVFSGIGRFLVEFVRVNPRLYWGMSNAQVAALGSVVVGFVLIGVAKAKKVQWAPELAADPRT
- a CDS encoding Dyp-type peroxidase produces the protein MSKLNETDIQGFVLRGYNMPFARYLFLHFEDAGRAATFIHRLMREVTTGQRWDAGKPPSTVNVAFTHRGLSALELPDATLLSFPVEFQQGMKKRAAILGDTGRNSPDSWDELWRDDRVHAWLGVNASSPEALNARCADMLNVMRETNGAILLDAQDAASLVVNGVSTTKEHFGYTDGFGNPDYLGVERSSQPGQGKLTQNGAWAPLATGELLLGYADEAGELPVAPVPHILASNGTFMVYRKLHQNLATFRAYLDEHAALYAGGKEKLAAKFIGRWRDGTPIELSPDTQDQSITQDPARSTNFTFAADPAGTRCPMGAHVRRVNPRDAFGFDGKLINRRRITRRGLPYGTWTPEDQPVNDNEERGVIFIALNANISRQFEFVQQQWINYGNDARLGNEKDMLMGNHTGHGRFFVQGDTTPTNPPFVCSDLPNFVELRGGDYFFLPSITALGMIGMGLVDPR
- a CDS encoding DinB family protein, which encodes MEEEMKRLPFLAIVLLAFAFAAHAQDTMKKDAAVKPADPESKVVLDSWNEIGRKLTAMAEDFPEDKYDFKPTPEQRSFAEQLLHAAGSCYYFTNPAMGQKPPAAEDPKRDQYKSKADIVAFVKKAFADGATAIQSKGEKGLMTEVVYYPQQKARVIDIAYGIIEHSGEHYGQLVVYYRLAGLVPPESRPKK
- the aqpZ gene encoding aquaporin Z; translated protein: MDLSKRAAAEFFGTFWLVFGGCGSAVLAAAFPNLGIGFVGVALAFGLTVLTMAFAIGHVSGCHLNPAVSIGLVVGKRFAPSELLPYIIAQVLGAIAGSGVLYLIASGKAGFSLAAGFASNGYADHSPGGYSLLACFVAEVVLTAFFLLVILGATDERAPKGFAPIAIGLCLTLIHLISIPVTNTSVNPARSTGPAIFVGGWALGQLWLFWVAPILGAILGGLISTAFFAAPQPPLREEMARDKP
- a CDS encoding ArsR/SmtB family transcription factor, with amino-acid sequence MIERLSRGPASVHGLTEPFALSQQMISKHIAYLVRARIVIKTKRGRESVCTLRPEAIKTVSDWAISYRRFWEESFDKLEAVVNQMKKEEVRDDKKHG